The Zingiber officinale cultivar Zhangliang chromosome 9A, Zo_v1.1, whole genome shotgun sequence genome window below encodes:
- the LOC122020498 gene encoding DDB1- and CUL4-associated factor homolog 1-like isoform X1, with the protein MAEERAAAAAVAVAAAAADTPAEAPKVDGKEDEAILARAQKLISKIVETQVNPNPRHLHALATILEAQESRYLEETANSPFNNIRSSHNIGRLGNLVQESDEFYDLISTKFLTESVYSLSIRAAAARLLISCSSCWMYPHVFEDAVLDNVKSWVIMDMVVSDDNCIWKRELGEDKPTDSEMLRTYSTGLLALSLASSSQVVEDMLTSELSTKLMRYLRTRHFGDSNSCTAETNHPSSSSSIRARDEARGRSRLGSSRIGDRKLSANPDTDRDDVIKQGQGDHSWGDGSESQKSVLTDSSSELVSANNLIEESPGATADGRQKINSGPINSKSECSPGSSALCVDADDKGVNGTCIVNHGLPKSEVNARITEVTPENENSPSPSCGAHLEGISRPSRERNFSQQDDNGNVVIAKDNSDMLDCNDSIIEEDNDERLQDCIVGKRDISNMVKKALRAAEAEARTANAPIEAIKAAGDAAAELVKTAAIEAWKNTNDEEAAVLAASQAASTVVEAALTTEISRNASRVTNEIMEKPLEAKEEVDRENFTIWETEHLARLRDKYSIQCLEYLGEYVEALGPILHEKGVDVCLALLQRSCRDREASSELLLLPEVLKLICALAAHRKFAALFVDRGGIQKLLSVRRDIHTFFGLSSCLFTIGSLQAIMERVCALPSAVVHQVVELALQLLECAQDLARKNAAIFFAAAFVFRAILDSFDSQEGLQKMLNILHTASSVRSGGNSGALGVPNASARNDRSPGEVLTSSEKQIAYHTCVALRQYFRAHLILLVDSLRPNKSSRGIARSNSNARAAYKPLDISNEAMDSVFLQIQRDRKLGPTFVRTRWAVVDKFLAFNGHITMLELCLAPSVDRYLHDLAQYALGVLHIVTLVKDSRKLIINASLNNNRVGMSVILDAANGVGYVDPEVIHPALNVLVNLVCPPPSISNKPSVAAQGQQPVSAQTWNGPSENREKHYERNNSDNVAAFAVQNETRERNAEPGSSSNTPAPSMSAGVVGDRRISLGSGYGSAGLAAQLEQGYHQAREAVRANNGIKILLHLLNPRMITPAAALDCIRALACRVLLGLARDESIAHILTNLQVGKKLSELIRDLSSQVSGTGQSRWQSELIQVSVELIAIVTNSGRASTLAATDAAAPTLRRFERAAIAAATPITYHSRELLLLIHEHLLASGLTATAALLQKEADLTPLPSLGAPAPPLHQTNIQETMSVQFLWPSGRAPGGFLVDFTKIASQDDESCLKSNLAFSSLKRKQSRYASKSSHGKGQLSSHASSNARASSLSKATALCSGAETPSVSFPKATSETEVPLRTPICLPMKRKHLELKNSSDATPAKRLAIMDPSSQSPLFQTPYSCRKNFLPMDTGSLSPFVYQSPGEPFSRTSFNNIIGDTPDDIRCQITPGMPLTSIPQPGLLGNSQLGNTERMTLDSLVVQYLKHQHRQCPAPITTLPPLPLLQPHICPEPSHSLRAPANVTARVSNREFRKQYGGVYAHRNDRQYIYSRYRHCRTCRDETTLLTSLTFLGDSSRIATGSHSGELKIFDSNSGNLLESQTCHQSSITLLQSALSGGNHLVLSSSFHDVKLWDASSILGDPLHTFASCKAARFSHLGTSFAALSSEASRREVFLYDVQTFTQELKLSDNRSFQSGTVRGHAQSLIHFSPMDTMLLWNGTLWDRRTSHAIHRFEQFTDYGGGGFHPAGNEVIINSEVWDLRKFKLLRTVPSLDQTVITFNGGGDVIYAILRRNVEEITSAINARRVRHPLFPAFRTIDAVNYLDIATVQVDRCVLDFATDPTDSFVGVIAMDDHEEMFSSARVYEVGRKRATDDDSDPDDGGESDEDEDENEESDDVDIDSIFEADLAGEGDSSDDLSNEDDEDGDSADDLDEDGDVNYDDLDDFEAAQGMLEIMAVGDEDADVDDDSEVLESLSSYEEGDFA; encoded by the exons ATGGCGGAGGAGCGGGCGGCAGCGGCTGCGGTCGCGGTTGCGGCGGCAGCAGCGGATACGCCTGCGGAAGCGCCTAAGGTGGACGGGAAGGAGGACGAGGCGATCCTCGCTCGAGCGCAGAAGCTGATATCCAAGATTGTCGAGACGCAGGTCAACCCCAACCCTAGGCACCTCCATGCGCTGGCCACGATTCTCGAGGCCCAGGAATCCAG ATATCTTGAGGAAACTGCAAATTCACCTTTCAACAACATTAGGTCATCTCACAACATTGGAAGGTTGGGTAACTTAGTTCAG GAGAGTGATGAATTTTATGACTTAATATCAACCAAATTCTTAACGGAAAGTGTATATTCGCTGAGTATACGTGCTGCTGCTGCTAGGTTGTTAATTAGCTGTTCTTCCTGTTGGATG TATCCACATGTTTTTGAGGATGCAGTGCTTGACAATGTCAAAAGTTGGGTCATTATGGATATGGTAGTTTCTGATGATAACTGCATTTGGAAACGTGAACTGGGAGAGGATAAGCCAACTGATTCTGAGATGCTGAGGACTTATTCTACTggacttcttgctttatctttggcTAG TAGCAGTCAGGTAGTGGAAGATATGCTGACATCGGAATTGTCAACAAAGCTCATGCGATATCTGCGCACGCGACACTTTGGCGACTCTAACTCTTGTACTGCTGAGACTAACCATCCTTCATCTTCTAGTTCCATCAGAGCAAGAGATGAAGCTAGAGGTAGATCTCGCTTGGGGAGTTCAAGGATTGGTGACCGGAAGCTATCAGCTAATCCAGATACTGATAGGGACGATGTTATTAAACAAGGTCAAGGAGATCATTCTTGGGGAGATGGAAGTGAGTCACAGAAATCTGTACTAACTGATTCTTCATCAGAGTTGGTCAGTGCAAACAATTTGATTGAGGAATCTCCAGGTGCTACTGCTGATGGAAGGCAGAAGATAAATTCAGGGCCTATAAATTCAAAATCTGAGTGTTCTCCTGGATCATCTGCCCTATGCGTTGATGCTGATGATAAGGGTGTGAATGGAACTTGTATAGTAAACCATGGATTGCCAAAGAGTGAAGTTAATGCAAGGATTACTGAAGTTActccagaaaatgaaaacagtCCATCTCCATCTTGTGGAGCACACTTAGAAGGAATAAGTCGACCTTCTAGGGAAAGAAACTTCAGTCAACAGGATGACAATGGAAATGTAGTTATTGCAAAAGATAACTCAGACATGCTTGACTGCAATGATTCCATCATTGAAGAGGATAATGATGAACGATTACAAGATTGTATTGTTGGCAAAAGGGACATATCTAACATGGTGAAAAAAGCATTAAGAGctgctgaagctgaagccagaacgGCTAATGCTCCTATAGAAGCTATAAAAGCAGCTGGTGATGCAGCGGCTGAACTTGTCAAGACTGCTGCTATAGAG GCGTGGAAAAACACAAATGATGAAGAAGCTGCAGTTCTGGCTGCATCTCAAGCTGCATCTACTGTTGTTGAGGCTGCTTTGACGACTGAGATTTCACG GAATGCGAGTCGAGTAACCAATGAAATTATGGAAAAGCCTCTTGAAGCCAAAGAGGAGGTTGATAGAGAAAATTTCACTATATGGGAGACTGAGCATCTTGCAAGGCTGAGAGACAAATACTCCATTCAGTGCCTTGAATATTTGGGGGAATATGTTGAAGCTCTAGGACCCATTCTACATGAAAAGGGTGTAGATGTCTGCCTTGCACTCTTACAACGCAGCTGTAGAGATCGTGAAGCTTCTTCTGAACTCCTATTGCTGCCTGAAGTCCTCAAGCTGATATGTGCCTTGGCTGCACACAGGAAATTTGCTGCCTTATTTGTTGATCGGGGAGGAATACAGAAACTTCTCTCTGTTCGCAGGGATATACATACATTTTTTGGTCTTTCTTCATGTTTGTTTACCATTGGTTCCCTTCAG GCTATTATGGAACGTGTTTGTGCTCTGCCGTCCGCTGTGGTGCATCAGGTGGTTGAGTTAGCTCTTCAGCTACTGGAATGTGCTCAAGATCTAGCAAGGAAAAATGCAGCTATATTTTTTGCTGCTGCATTTGTCTTCAGAGCAATTCTGGATTCCTTTGATTCACAAGAAGGCCTTCAGAAAATGTTAAATATTTTGCATACTGCATCATCTGTTAGATCTGGTGGGAACTCTGGTGCTTTAGGTGTACCTAATGCATCTGCAAGAAATGATCGATCACCTGGTGAAGTACTGACTTCATCAGAAAAGCAGATTGCTTATCACACTTGTGTTGCACTGCGTCAGTATTTTAGGGCCCATCTTATTCTTCTTGTGGATTCACTTCGCCCAAATAAAAGTAGTCGAGGTATAGCCAGAAGTAACTCAAATGCGAGGGCTGCTTATAAGCCACTTGACATCAGCAACGAAGCCATGGATTCTGTTTTTCTTCAAATACAGCGTGACAGAAAGCTTGGCCCTACATTTGTTAGGACCCGTTGGGCAGTTGTGGATAAGTTCTTAGCCTTTAATGGCCATATAACAATGTTAGAGTTGTGTCTG GCCCCATCTGTTGATCGGTATCTTCATGATTTGGCTCAATATGCATTAGGTGTTCTCCATATTGTCACTTTGGTAAAAGATAGTCGTAAACTAATCATAAATGCTTCTTTGAACAATAACCGAGTGGGCATGTCAGTTATTCTTGATGCAGCTAATGGTGTTGGTTATGTTGATCCTGAG GTGATTCATCCAGCCTTGAATGTGTTAGTAAATCTTGTATGTCCACCTCCTTCAATCAGCAACAAACCTTCTGTGGCAGCCCAAGGTCAGCAGCCTGTTTCAGCTCAAACATGGAATGGTCCTTCAGAAAATAGAGAGAAACATTATGAAAGAAATAATTCAGACAATGTTGCTGCATTTGCTGTCCAGAATGAGACGCGGGAGAGAAATGCAGAACCTGGTTCTAGCTCAAACACCCCTGCACCTTCTATGTCCGCAGGAGTGGTTGGTGACCGAAGGATATCTTTAGGATCTGGATATGGGTCTGCTGGCCTTGCTGCTCAGTTGGAACAAGGATATCATCAGGCTAGGGAGGCTGTTCGAGCCAACAATGGCATCAAAATTCTGTTGCATCTTCTGAACCCTCGGATGATTACACCTGCGGCTGCTCTTGACTGCATCAGAGCTTTAGCATGTCGTGTATTGCTTGGTTTAGCAAGAGATGAATCAATTGCACACATATTAACAAATCTGCAG GTTGGTAAGAAGCTTTCAGAACTTATTCGAGATTTGAGCAGCCAAGTATCCGGAACTGGACAATCAAGGTGGCAGTCTGAGTTGATTCAAGTTTCTGTTGAGTTGATTGCA ATTGTAACAAATTCTGGGCGTGCAAGCACCTTGGCAGCCACTGATGCTGCTGCTCCTACACTCAGGCGCTTTGAAAGAGCAGCAATAGCTGCAGCAACTCCTATAACTTATCACTCCAG AGAGCTGTTATTGCTGATACATGAGCATCTACTGGCATCTGGTTTAACTGCTACGGCTGCCTTGCTACAGAAGGAAGCTGACTTGACACCTTTGCCATCATTAGGAGCACCAGCACCACCATTACATCAAACAAATATCCAGGAAACTATGTCTGTGCAATTTCTGTGGCCATCTGGTCGTGCACCTGGTGGATTCCTAGTTGATTTCACAAAGATAGCTTCTCAAGATGATGAAAGTTGTTTAAAGTCCAATTTAGCTTTTAGTTCTTTGAAAAGGAAACAATCCAGGTATGCTTCCAAGTCCTCCCATGGGAAAGGCCAACTTTCATCACATGCATCATCCAATGCTAGAGCATCTAGTCTTTCAAAAGCAACTGCACTTTGCAGTGGAGCAGAAACACCATCTGTATCATTTCCCAAAGCTACTTCAGAAACAGAAGTGCCACTTAGAACACCAATTTGTTTACCAATGAAAAGGAAACATTTGGAGTTGAAGAACTCTTCAGATGCAACACCAGCTAAACGTCTTGCAATAATGGACCCATCTTCTCAATCTCCATTATTTCAGACACCATATTCTTGTAGGAAGAATTTTCTGCCAATGGACACTGGAAGCTTGTCCCCCTTTGTATATCAGAGTCCAGGAGAACCATTCAGCAGAACATCATTCAACAACATTATTGGAGATACACCAGATGACATTCGATGTCAGATCACACCTGGAATGCCATTGACATCTATTCCTCAACCTGGCCTGCTTGGTAACTCACAATTAGGAAACACTGAAAGGATGACACTTGACTCATTGGTGGTGCAATATTTGAAGCATCAACATCGACAGTGCCCAGCTCCTATTACCACTTTGCCTCCACTTCCTCTTTTGCAACCACACATTTGCCCAGAACCTAGCCATAGCTTGCGTGCACCTGCAAATGTAACAGCACGTGTTAGTAATCGAGAGTTCAGGAAGCAATATGGTGGGGTTTATGCTCATCGTAATGACCGTCAATATATATACAGCAGATACAGGCATTGTCGCACTTGCCGTGATGAAACTACACTTCTAACATCTCTTACTTTCCTTGGGGACTCTTCACGTATTGCAACAGGGAGCCATTCTGGTGAATTAAAGATATTTGATTCAAACAGTGGCAATTTATTAGAGAGTCAGACCTGCCACCAGAGTTCTATTACACTGCTTCAATCAGCCTTGTCTGGTGGAAACCACTTggttctctcttcttcctttcatGATGTCAAGCTGTGGGATGCTTCGTCCATATTAGGAGATCCTTTGCATACATTTGCAAGTTGCAAAGCTGCTCGCTTTAGTCATTTAGGTACCAGCTTTGCAGCCTTATCATCAGAAGCATCGCGCCGAGAGGTTTTTCTATATGATGTGCAAACTTTCACACAAGAGTTGAAACTTTCTGATAACCGAAGTTTCCAGTCAGGCACAGTTCGAGGGCATGCCCAATCACTTATACACTTTAGCCCGATGGATACAATGTTACTATGGAATGGAACTTTGTGGGATAGGAGAACTTCACATGCAATTCATCGGTTTGAACAGTTTACTGATTATGGTGGAGGTGGATTTCATCCTGCTGGAAATGAG GTTATCATAAATTCAGAGGTGTGGGATCTCCGGAAGTTCAAGCTTCTGAGAACAGTACCGTCATTGGACCAGACGGTGATTACTTTTAATGGTGGTGGGGATGTCATTTATGCAATCCTGAGGCGCAACGTGGAAGAGATTACTTCAGCCATCAACGCACGTCGCGTTCGGCACCCACTGTTTCCTGCCTTCCGCACCATTGACGCTGTGAATTACTTAGACATTGCTACTGTCCAGGTTGACCGATGCGTCCTAGACTTTGCCACCGATCCTACAGACTCTTTTGTTGGTGTCATTGCCATGGATGACCATGAAGAGATGTTCTCATCTGCTAGGGTCTACGAGGTTGGAAGGAAGCGTGCCACCGATGATGATTCAGACCCGGATGATGGTGGTGAGTCAgacgaggatgaagatgaaaacGAGGAATCGGATGATGTGGATATAGATTCAATCTTTGAGGCTGATTTGGCCGGTGAAGGTGACTCCTCAGATGATCTGAGTAATGAGGATGATGAAGATGGTGATAGTGCGGATGATCTCGACGAAGATGGTGATGTCAACTACGATGATCTTGATGATTTTGAGGCGGCTCAAGGAATGCTTGAGATCATGGCCGTGGGGGATGAGGATGCAGACGTGGATGACGACAGTGAGGTTCTTGAGTCCCTCAGTAGCTATGAGGAAGGGGATTTTGCCTGA